The Ziziphus jujuba cultivar Dongzao chromosome 7, ASM3175591v1 genome includes a region encoding these proteins:
- the LOC107424534 gene encoding DNA polymerase alpha catalytic subunit isoform X1, with the protein MADDQPSVASRRRSRGAEATARAEALERLKALRSGGRRSEAGGFSIKMEDPIYDTVADDEYEALVAKRREEVRGFIVDDDGLGYGDIGEEEDWSRAGLSLSSDESDGETGRPKRKKVEKKDPKPKKPSATSASLSAAAAMMGKQRLSSMFTSSIFKKTRDEKAKGLSCDSIVDDVIAEFAPNDADRERRRRAQTGHLPGARSLMPTVKSEKDSHGVINLQGGSESVSILGKDDPELTTNVANGKSELGFDQNQEEVDERGLIVGSESRKDLFDEVAQAPSSESTDSLDKGGVIEKKTKNVVEMKAEPAVKKGEVFTLNAKIKEEKDPALSAIAGWQAVRSEGTVDVGGGAAEVNAGSNGEENSGFDLDSDGSLPFYILDAYEEFYGANMGTVYLFGKVKAGTAYHSCCVVVKNIQRCVYAVPNSSSFHSDEMVELEKDAEESRISPTEFRKKLQDMASGLKSDVAKHLLDVNVSTFSMTPVKRNYAFERSDIPVGENYVLKINYPFKDPPLPANLKGETFCTLLGTHSSALELFLVKRKIKGPSWLSVSKFSSCPAPQRVSWCKFEVIVESPKDIGVSTSSKNTIEIPPVVVTAINLKTVINEKQNVNEIVSASVICCHKAKIDTPMLASEWKRPGMLSHFTVVRKLDGGIFPMGFSKEATEKNSKAGSTVLSFESSERALLNRLMIELYKLDSDVLVGHNISGFDLDVLLHRAQVCKMPSSMWSKIGRLKRSVMPKLSKGSTIFGSGASPGILSCIAGRLLCDTYLCSRDLLKEVSYSLTQLTKTQLNKDRKEISPQDIPRMFQTSESLMELIEYGETDAWLSMELMFHLSVLPLTRQLTNISGNLWGKTLQGARAQRVEYLLLHAFHAKKYIIPDKMTSYTKETKLIKRRINSDVENKNVDELDDANFDNDASNDNHGKGKKGPAYAGGLVLEPKRGLYDKYILLLDFNSLYPSIIQEYNICFTTVERSPEGLVPRLPSSKTPGVLPELLKNLVQRRRMVKSWMKNASGIKVQQFDIQQQALKLTANSMYGCLGFSNSRFYAKPLAELITLQGREILQSTVDLVQNSLNLEVIYGDTDSIMIYSGLDDIAKAKSIAGKVIQEVNKKYKCLEIDLDGVYKRMLLLKKKKYAAVKVLFKDGKPYEVIERKGLDMVRRDWSLLSKELGDFCLSQILSGGRSCEDVVESIHNSLMKVQEDMRKGHVELEKYIITKTLTKPPEAYPDARNQPHVLVAQRLKQSGYVSGCSVGDTIPYIICCEPGASSGSSSGIAQRARHPDELKREDGKWIIDIEYYLSQQIHPVVSRLCASIQGTSPERLADCLGLDSSRFKSNSSEAASNDPSSSLLFAVDDEERYNGCEPLVLSCPSCSSTFDCPVIFSSICKSINEKPTSSQADESSCNFWHGLRCPKCPEGGDVGKLSPAMIANQVKRQADGFVSMYYRGLMMCDDETCKYATRSINLRLVGDSERGAVCPNYPRCNGRLIRKYTEAELYKQLTYFCHVLDTVRCIEKMEPNTRLPVEKEMAKIRPIVNLAASTIQRIRDRCAFGWIKLQDLIVAV; encoded by the exons ATGGCGGACGATCAGCCCTCAGTAGCCAGCAGGAGGCGGAGCAGAGGGGCCGAGGCGACGGCACGTGCCGAAGCCCTGGAACGCCTCAAGGCTTTGCGCAGCGGTGGCCGGCGATCCGAAGCCGGTGGGTTTAGCATCAAGATGGAAGACCCAATTTACGATACAGTCGCCGACGATGAGTACGAGGCACTTGTTGCCAAGCGCCGTGAGGAAGTCCGAGGCTTCATCGTCGATGATGATGGTCTAGGATACGGCGACATAGGTGAGGAAGAGGACTGGTCTAGAGCTGGGCTTTCTCTGTCTTCGGATGAATCTGACGGTGAGACGGGAAGGCCCAAGAGGAAGAAGGTAGAGAAGAAAGATCCTAAGCCCAAAAAGCCATCCGCCACTTCCGCTTCCCTTTCCGCCGCCGCGGCGATGATGGGTAAGCAGAGGCTCTCATCGATGTTCACTTCGTCGATTTTCAAGAAAACTAGGGATGAGAAGGCTAAAGGGTTATCTTGCGATAGCATCGTCGACGATGTTATTGCTGAGTTTGCTCCTAACGACGCAGATAGAGAGAGGCGCAGAAGAGCCCAAACGGGTCATTTGCCTGGTGCTAGGAGTTTGATGCCCACTGTTAAGAGTGAGAAAGACTCTCACGGTGTTATTAATCTACAGGGTGGTTCTGAATCTGTTTCAATTCTTGGAAAAGATGATCCTGAATTGACCACGAATGTTGCAAATGGTAAATCTGAATTGGGATTTGATCAAAATCAGGAAGAAGTCGATGAAAGAGGGTTGATTGTGGGGTCAGAAAGTAGGAAGGACTTGTTTGATGAAGTGGCTCAAGCCCCATCGTCTGAATCCACTGATTCTTTAGACAAGGGAGGTGTCATtgagaagaaaactaaaaatgttGTTGAAATGAAAGCAGAACCGGCAGTGAAGAAAGGGGAGGTATTTACTTTGAATGCGAAGATCAAAGAGGAAAAGGATCCTGCATTGAGTGCTATTGCAGGATGGCAGGCGGTCCGGAGTGAAGGGACTGTGGATGTTGGTGGTGGTGCTGCTGAGGTCAATGCTGGTTCAAATGGTGAAGAAAATTCAGGTTTCGATTTGGATTCAGATGGCTCGCTGCCTTTTTACATTCTTGATGCCTATGAAGAGTTTTATGGTGCTAATATGGGCACTGTCTATCTATTTGGGAAG GTCAAAGCAGGAACTGCATATCACAGTTGCTGTGTGGTGGTCAAGAACATTCAAAGATGTGTCTATGCAGTTCCAAATAGTTCTTCATTTCACTCTGATGAAATGGTGGAGCTTGAAAAGGATGCTGAAGAGTCTCGGATATCTCCCACAGAATTTCGTAAAAAGCTGCAG GACATGGCATCAGGATTAAAGAGCGACGTGGCAAAACATTTGTTAGATGTCAACGTATCAACTTTTAGCATGACCCCAGTCAAG AGGAATTATGCATTTGAACGATCAGACATACCTGTAGGAGAGAATTATGTCCTCAAGATCAACTATCCTTTCAAG GACCCGCCGCTTCCAGCAAATCTAAAGGGAGAAACTTTCTGTACCCTGCTAGGAACACATAGCAG TGCTTTGGAGCTTTTTCTTGTTAAAAGGAAGATAAAAGGACCGTCTTGGTTATCAGTATCAAAATTTTCTAGCTGCCCAGCTCCACAACGG GTCAGCTGGTGCAAATTTGAGGTGATTGTTGAATCTCCAAAAGACATTGGTGTTTCAACTTCCTCAAAGAACACTATAGAGATTCCTCCAGTGGTTGTTACAGCCATAAATTTGAAAACTGTTATCAATGAGAAGCAGAATGTTAATGAAATCGTCTCTGCATCTGTTATCTGCTGTCACAAGGCCAAG ATTGACACTCCGATGTTGGCCTCAGAATGGAAGAGGCCTGGTATGCTAAGTCATTTTACTGTTGTTCGCAAGCTTGACGGAGGCATATTTCCAATGGGATTTTCTAAAGAGGCTACAGAGAAGAACTCAAAGGCTGGATCAACTGTATTAAGCTTTGAAAGCAG TGAAAGGGCTTTGTTAAACCGTTTGATGATTGAGTTATACAAGTTGGATAGCGATGTTCTTGTTGGGCATAATATATCTGGGTTTGACCTGGATGTTCTCCTTCATAGGGCACAG GTTTGTAAAATGCCAAGTAGTATGTGGTCAAAAATAGGTCGCCTTAAGCGATCTGTGATGCCTAAGCTTTCGAAAGGAAGCACCATTTTTGGGTCCGGAGCAAGTCCTGGGATCTTGTCATGCATTGCTGGTAGGCTGTTGTGTGATACATACTTGTGTTCTCGTGACCTATTAAAAGAG GTTAGCTATTCCTTGACGCAACTTACAAAGACCCAGCTGAACAAAGACAGGAAGGAGATCAGTCCACAAGATATTCCTAGAATGTTCCAAACATCGGAGTCCCTCATGGAGCTC ATTGAATATGGTGAGACAGACGCATGGTTGTCTATGGAGCTCATGTTTCATCTGAGTGTTCTTCCCCTCACACGTCAACTGACTAATATAAGTGGTAATCTTTGGGGAAAAACTCTCCAG GGTGCTAGGGCACAAAGAGTAGAGTATCTTCTATTGCATGCATTCCACGCAAAGAAGTACATCATCCCAGACAAAATGACATCTTATACAAAGGAAACAAAGTTGATCAAACGTAGAATAAATAGTGATGTAGAGAACAAAAACGTTGATGAGTTGGATGATGCAAATTTTGATAACGATGCTTCAAATGATAATCATGGAAAAGGCAAGAAAGGTCCTGCCTATGCAGGCGGATTAGTCTTGGAGCCAAAAAGAGGTTTATATGACAAGTATATATTACTTCTGGACTTCAATAGCCTTTATCCTTCTATTATCCAG GAATACAATATATGCTTCACAACAGTAGAAAGATCCCCAGAAGGATTAGTTCCCCGTTTACCATCTAGTAAAACACCTGGAGTTCTACCTGAG TTACTAAAAAATCTGGTTCAAAGGAGGAGAATGGTCAAGTCATGGATGAAGAATGCATCTGGTATCAAGGTCCAACAATTTGACATTCAACAGCAAGCACTGAAGCTGACAGCCAacag TATGTACGGATGCTTGgggttttcaaattcaagatTTTATGCAAAGCCACTGGCAGAGCTTATAACACTACAG GGAAGAGAGATTTTACAGAGTACTGTTGACCTTGTCCAGAATAGTTTGAACTTGGAG GTTATCTATGGTGATACAGATTCCATTATGATTTATAGTGGACTTGATGACATTGCAAAAGCAAAATCCATTGCAGGAAAAGTCATCCAAGAG GTTAACAAGAAGTACAAGTGTTTAGAGATTGACCTAGATGGTGTGTATAAGAGAATGCTACTTCTCAAGAAGAAGAAGTATGCAGCTGTGAAGGTGTTATTCAAGGATGGAAAACCATATGAG GTTATTGAACGTAAGGGCCTTGATATGGTTCGTAGAGACTGGAGCTTACTTTCGAAGGAATTAGGAGATTTCTGCCTCAGTCAAATTTTGTCAGGAGG CAGGTCCTGTGAGGATGTTGTTGAATCAATTCATAACTCTCTGATGAAG GTACAAGAGGATATGAGGAAAGGACACGTAGAACTTGAAAAATATATCATCACAAAGACATTAACTAAACCACCTGAAGCCTACCCAGACGCCAGAAACCAACCACATGTTCTA GTGGCCCAGAGATTAAAGCAAAGTGGTTATGTTAGTGGTTGCTCCGTTGGTGATACCATTCCTTATATCATTTGTTGTGAACCG GGGGCTAGTTCAGGTAGTTCAAGTGGAATTGCTCAACGTGCTAGACATCCAGATGAACTAAAAAGAGAAGATGGGAAGTGGATTATTGACATTGAATACTACTTGTCACAGCAG ATCCATCCTGTGGTATCACGCCTTTGTGCTTCAATTCAAGGCACTAGCCCAGAACGCTTGGCTGATTGTTTAGGGCTCGACTCTTCTAGG TTCAAAAGTAATTCAAGTGAAGCTGCCAGCAATGATCCTTCCAGTTCACTCTTGTTTGCTGTTGACGATGAGGAGAG GTATAATGGCTGTGAGCCTTTGGTCTTGTCATGTCCGAGCTGCTCTAGTACTTTTGATTGTCCTGTCATATTCAGTTCCATTTGCAAGTCCATCAATGAAAAGCCAACAAGTTCACAAGCAGACGAATCTAGTTGCAACTTTTGGCATGGATTGAGGTGTCCTAAATGCCCAGAGGGCGGTGATGTTGGCAAACTATCTCCAGCAATGATAGCCAACCAG GTGAAAAGACAAGCTGATGGGTTTGTTTCAATGTACTACAGGGGCTTAATGATG tgTGACGATGAAACTTGCAAATATGCCACGCGTAGTATCAACCTCCGGCTTGTTGGTGATTCTGAGAGGGGAGCAGTTTGTCCTAATTATCCTCGCTGTAATGGGCGTCTCATAAGAAAG TACACGGAGGCAGAACTATACAAGCAGCTCACATATTTCTGCCATGTGTTGGATACAGTGCGCTGCATAGAAAag ATGGAGCCTAACACTAGATTGCCAGTAGAGAAAGAGATGGCCAAAATCCGGCCAATTGTTAATTTGGCGGCATCAACAATTCAAAGGATTCGAGACCGATGTGCCTTTGGATGGATAAAGCTGCAGGATCTTATTGTTGCAGTTTGA
- the LOC107424534 gene encoding DNA polymerase alpha catalytic subunit isoform X2 — translation MADDQPSVASRRRSRGAEATARAEALERLKALRSGGRRSEAGGFSIKMEDPIYDTVADDEYEALVAKRREEVRGFIVDDDGLGYGDIGEEEDWSRAGLSLSSDESDGETGRPKRKKVEKKDPKPKKPSATSASLSAAAAMMGKQRLSSMFTSSIFKKTRDEKAKGLSCDSIVDDVIAEFAPNDADRERRRRAQTGHLPGARSLMPTVKSEKDSHGVINLQGGSESVSILGKDDPELTTNVANGKSELGFDQNQEEVDERGLIVGSESRKDLFDEVAQAPSSESTDSLDKGGVIEKKTKNVVEMKAEPAVKKGEVFTLNAKIKEEKDPALSAIAGWQAVRSEGTVDVGGGAAEVNAGSNGEENSGFDLDSDGSLPFYILDAYEEFYGANMGTVYLFGKVKAGTAYHSCCVVVKNIQRCVYAVPNSSSFHSDEMVELEKDAEESRISPTEFRKKLQDMASGLKSDVAKHLLDVNVSTFSMTPVKRNYAFERSDIPVGENYVLKINYPFKDPPLPANLKGETFCTLLGTHSSALELFLVKRKIKGPSWLSVSKFSSCPAPQRVSWCKFEVIVESPKDIGVSTSSKNTIEIPPVVVTAINLKTVINEKQNVNEIVSASVICCHKAKIDTPMLASEWKRPGMLSHFTVVRKLDGGIFPMGFSKEATEKNSKAGSTVLSFESSERALLNRLMIELYKLDSDVLVGHNISGFDLDVLLHRAQVCKMPSSMWSKIGRLKRSVMPKLSKGSTIFGSGASPGILSCIAGRLLCDTYLCSRDLLKEVSYSLTQLTKTQLNKDRKEISPQDIPRMFQTSESLMELIEYGETDAWLSMELMFHLSVLPLTRQLTNISGNLWGKTLQGARAQRVEYLLLHAFHAKKYIIPDKMTSYTKETKLIKRRINSDVENKNVDELDDANFDNDASNDNHGKGKKGPAYAGGLVLEPKRGLYDKYILLLDFNSLYPSIIQEYNICFTTVERSPEGLVPRLPSSKTPGVLPELLKNLVQRRRMVKSWMKNASGIKVQQFDIQQQALKLTANSMYGCLGFSNSRFYAKPLAELITLQGREILQSTVDLVQNSLNLEVIYGDTDSIMIYSGLDDIAKAKSIAGKVIQEVNKKYKCLEIDLDGVYKRMLLLKKKKYAAVKVLFKDGKPYEVIERKGLDMVRRDWSLLSKELGDFCLSQILSGGSCEDVVESIHNSLMKVQEDMRKGHVELEKYIITKTLTKPPEAYPDARNQPHVLVAQRLKQSGYVSGCSVGDTIPYIICCEPGASSGSSSGIAQRARHPDELKREDGKWIIDIEYYLSQQIHPVVSRLCASIQGTSPERLADCLGLDSSRFKSNSSEAASNDPSSSLLFAVDDEERYNGCEPLVLSCPSCSSTFDCPVIFSSICKSINEKPTSSQADESSCNFWHGLRCPKCPEGGDVGKLSPAMIANQVKRQADGFVSMYYRGLMMCDDETCKYATRSINLRLVGDSERGAVCPNYPRCNGRLIRKYTEAELYKQLTYFCHVLDTVRCIEKMEPNTRLPVEKEMAKIRPIVNLAASTIQRIRDRCAFGWIKLQDLIVAV, via the exons ATGGCGGACGATCAGCCCTCAGTAGCCAGCAGGAGGCGGAGCAGAGGGGCCGAGGCGACGGCACGTGCCGAAGCCCTGGAACGCCTCAAGGCTTTGCGCAGCGGTGGCCGGCGATCCGAAGCCGGTGGGTTTAGCATCAAGATGGAAGACCCAATTTACGATACAGTCGCCGACGATGAGTACGAGGCACTTGTTGCCAAGCGCCGTGAGGAAGTCCGAGGCTTCATCGTCGATGATGATGGTCTAGGATACGGCGACATAGGTGAGGAAGAGGACTGGTCTAGAGCTGGGCTTTCTCTGTCTTCGGATGAATCTGACGGTGAGACGGGAAGGCCCAAGAGGAAGAAGGTAGAGAAGAAAGATCCTAAGCCCAAAAAGCCATCCGCCACTTCCGCTTCCCTTTCCGCCGCCGCGGCGATGATGGGTAAGCAGAGGCTCTCATCGATGTTCACTTCGTCGATTTTCAAGAAAACTAGGGATGAGAAGGCTAAAGGGTTATCTTGCGATAGCATCGTCGACGATGTTATTGCTGAGTTTGCTCCTAACGACGCAGATAGAGAGAGGCGCAGAAGAGCCCAAACGGGTCATTTGCCTGGTGCTAGGAGTTTGATGCCCACTGTTAAGAGTGAGAAAGACTCTCACGGTGTTATTAATCTACAGGGTGGTTCTGAATCTGTTTCAATTCTTGGAAAAGATGATCCTGAATTGACCACGAATGTTGCAAATGGTAAATCTGAATTGGGATTTGATCAAAATCAGGAAGAAGTCGATGAAAGAGGGTTGATTGTGGGGTCAGAAAGTAGGAAGGACTTGTTTGATGAAGTGGCTCAAGCCCCATCGTCTGAATCCACTGATTCTTTAGACAAGGGAGGTGTCATtgagaagaaaactaaaaatgttGTTGAAATGAAAGCAGAACCGGCAGTGAAGAAAGGGGAGGTATTTACTTTGAATGCGAAGATCAAAGAGGAAAAGGATCCTGCATTGAGTGCTATTGCAGGATGGCAGGCGGTCCGGAGTGAAGGGACTGTGGATGTTGGTGGTGGTGCTGCTGAGGTCAATGCTGGTTCAAATGGTGAAGAAAATTCAGGTTTCGATTTGGATTCAGATGGCTCGCTGCCTTTTTACATTCTTGATGCCTATGAAGAGTTTTATGGTGCTAATATGGGCACTGTCTATCTATTTGGGAAG GTCAAAGCAGGAACTGCATATCACAGTTGCTGTGTGGTGGTCAAGAACATTCAAAGATGTGTCTATGCAGTTCCAAATAGTTCTTCATTTCACTCTGATGAAATGGTGGAGCTTGAAAAGGATGCTGAAGAGTCTCGGATATCTCCCACAGAATTTCGTAAAAAGCTGCAG GACATGGCATCAGGATTAAAGAGCGACGTGGCAAAACATTTGTTAGATGTCAACGTATCAACTTTTAGCATGACCCCAGTCAAG AGGAATTATGCATTTGAACGATCAGACATACCTGTAGGAGAGAATTATGTCCTCAAGATCAACTATCCTTTCAAG GACCCGCCGCTTCCAGCAAATCTAAAGGGAGAAACTTTCTGTACCCTGCTAGGAACACATAGCAG TGCTTTGGAGCTTTTTCTTGTTAAAAGGAAGATAAAAGGACCGTCTTGGTTATCAGTATCAAAATTTTCTAGCTGCCCAGCTCCACAACGG GTCAGCTGGTGCAAATTTGAGGTGATTGTTGAATCTCCAAAAGACATTGGTGTTTCAACTTCCTCAAAGAACACTATAGAGATTCCTCCAGTGGTTGTTACAGCCATAAATTTGAAAACTGTTATCAATGAGAAGCAGAATGTTAATGAAATCGTCTCTGCATCTGTTATCTGCTGTCACAAGGCCAAG ATTGACACTCCGATGTTGGCCTCAGAATGGAAGAGGCCTGGTATGCTAAGTCATTTTACTGTTGTTCGCAAGCTTGACGGAGGCATATTTCCAATGGGATTTTCTAAAGAGGCTACAGAGAAGAACTCAAAGGCTGGATCAACTGTATTAAGCTTTGAAAGCAG TGAAAGGGCTTTGTTAAACCGTTTGATGATTGAGTTATACAAGTTGGATAGCGATGTTCTTGTTGGGCATAATATATCTGGGTTTGACCTGGATGTTCTCCTTCATAGGGCACAG GTTTGTAAAATGCCAAGTAGTATGTGGTCAAAAATAGGTCGCCTTAAGCGATCTGTGATGCCTAAGCTTTCGAAAGGAAGCACCATTTTTGGGTCCGGAGCAAGTCCTGGGATCTTGTCATGCATTGCTGGTAGGCTGTTGTGTGATACATACTTGTGTTCTCGTGACCTATTAAAAGAG GTTAGCTATTCCTTGACGCAACTTACAAAGACCCAGCTGAACAAAGACAGGAAGGAGATCAGTCCACAAGATATTCCTAGAATGTTCCAAACATCGGAGTCCCTCATGGAGCTC ATTGAATATGGTGAGACAGACGCATGGTTGTCTATGGAGCTCATGTTTCATCTGAGTGTTCTTCCCCTCACACGTCAACTGACTAATATAAGTGGTAATCTTTGGGGAAAAACTCTCCAG GGTGCTAGGGCACAAAGAGTAGAGTATCTTCTATTGCATGCATTCCACGCAAAGAAGTACATCATCCCAGACAAAATGACATCTTATACAAAGGAAACAAAGTTGATCAAACGTAGAATAAATAGTGATGTAGAGAACAAAAACGTTGATGAGTTGGATGATGCAAATTTTGATAACGATGCTTCAAATGATAATCATGGAAAAGGCAAGAAAGGTCCTGCCTATGCAGGCGGATTAGTCTTGGAGCCAAAAAGAGGTTTATATGACAAGTATATATTACTTCTGGACTTCAATAGCCTTTATCCTTCTATTATCCAG GAATACAATATATGCTTCACAACAGTAGAAAGATCCCCAGAAGGATTAGTTCCCCGTTTACCATCTAGTAAAACACCTGGAGTTCTACCTGAG TTACTAAAAAATCTGGTTCAAAGGAGGAGAATGGTCAAGTCATGGATGAAGAATGCATCTGGTATCAAGGTCCAACAATTTGACATTCAACAGCAAGCACTGAAGCTGACAGCCAacag TATGTACGGATGCTTGgggttttcaaattcaagatTTTATGCAAAGCCACTGGCAGAGCTTATAACACTACAG GGAAGAGAGATTTTACAGAGTACTGTTGACCTTGTCCAGAATAGTTTGAACTTGGAG GTTATCTATGGTGATACAGATTCCATTATGATTTATAGTGGACTTGATGACATTGCAAAAGCAAAATCCATTGCAGGAAAAGTCATCCAAGAG GTTAACAAGAAGTACAAGTGTTTAGAGATTGACCTAGATGGTGTGTATAAGAGAATGCTACTTCTCAAGAAGAAGAAGTATGCAGCTGTGAAGGTGTTATTCAAGGATGGAAAACCATATGAG GTTATTGAACGTAAGGGCCTTGATATGGTTCGTAGAGACTGGAGCTTACTTTCGAAGGAATTAGGAGATTTCTGCCTCAGTCAAATTTTGTCAGGAGG GTCCTGTGAGGATGTTGTTGAATCAATTCATAACTCTCTGATGAAG GTACAAGAGGATATGAGGAAAGGACACGTAGAACTTGAAAAATATATCATCACAAAGACATTAACTAAACCACCTGAAGCCTACCCAGACGCCAGAAACCAACCACATGTTCTA GTGGCCCAGAGATTAAAGCAAAGTGGTTATGTTAGTGGTTGCTCCGTTGGTGATACCATTCCTTATATCATTTGTTGTGAACCG GGGGCTAGTTCAGGTAGTTCAAGTGGAATTGCTCAACGTGCTAGACATCCAGATGAACTAAAAAGAGAAGATGGGAAGTGGATTATTGACATTGAATACTACTTGTCACAGCAG ATCCATCCTGTGGTATCACGCCTTTGTGCTTCAATTCAAGGCACTAGCCCAGAACGCTTGGCTGATTGTTTAGGGCTCGACTCTTCTAGG TTCAAAAGTAATTCAAGTGAAGCTGCCAGCAATGATCCTTCCAGTTCACTCTTGTTTGCTGTTGACGATGAGGAGAG GTATAATGGCTGTGAGCCTTTGGTCTTGTCATGTCCGAGCTGCTCTAGTACTTTTGATTGTCCTGTCATATTCAGTTCCATTTGCAAGTCCATCAATGAAAAGCCAACAAGTTCACAAGCAGACGAATCTAGTTGCAACTTTTGGCATGGATTGAGGTGTCCTAAATGCCCAGAGGGCGGTGATGTTGGCAAACTATCTCCAGCAATGATAGCCAACCAG GTGAAAAGACAAGCTGATGGGTTTGTTTCAATGTACTACAGGGGCTTAATGATG tgTGACGATGAAACTTGCAAATATGCCACGCGTAGTATCAACCTCCGGCTTGTTGGTGATTCTGAGAGGGGAGCAGTTTGTCCTAATTATCCTCGCTGTAATGGGCGTCTCATAAGAAAG TACACGGAGGCAGAACTATACAAGCAGCTCACATATTTCTGCCATGTGTTGGATACAGTGCGCTGCATAGAAAag ATGGAGCCTAACACTAGATTGCCAGTAGAGAAAGAGATGGCCAAAATCCGGCCAATTGTTAATTTGGCGGCATCAACAATTCAAAGGATTCGAGACCGATGTGCCTTTGGATGGATAAAGCTGCAGGATCTTATTGTTGCAGTTTGA